The proteins below are encoded in one region of Apium graveolens cultivar Ventura chromosome 4, ASM990537v1, whole genome shotgun sequence:
- the LOC141719170 gene encoding uncharacterized protein LOC141719170: MEKLVCALILMSRKLRPYFQAHRIEVHTTYPLRQVLHKPESSERMLKWAMELGQFDLEYMPRTVIKGQALADFLLEFDSAVDDKALVVLHPPYTEEFLEDFPHPRWILHVDEVVNNGGEGACIVLMSLEGHHLISTIHFKFYATNNDTEYVALINGLKISLEMEVRNLIAKSDSELVVNQVNGGFQA; encoded by the coding sequence ATGGAGAAGCTGGTTTGTGCCTTGATCCTTATGTCAAGGAAGCTTCGCCCATACTTCCAGGCCCATAGAATTGAAGTCCATACAACATATCCTCTGCGACAAGTCCTTCATAAGCCAGAATCATCAGAGAGAATGTTGAAATGGGCTatggagttgggacagtttgactTGGAATACATGCCCCGTACAGTGATTAAAGGGCAGGCCTTAGCCGATTTTTTGTTAGAATTTGATTCTGCAGTTGATGATAAGGCTTTGGTAGTGCTACATCCCCCTTATACTGAGGAGTTTTTAGAGGACTTTCCACATCCCAGGTGGATCTTGCATGTAGATGAGGTGGTTAATAATGGAGGAGAAGGCGCGTGCATAGTACTCATGTCTCTGGAAGGCCATCATCTGATTAGTACAATTCACTTCAAATTTTATGCAACGAATAATGATACGGAATATGTAGCATTGATCAATGGCCTGAAGATCTCTTTGGAAATGGAAGTACGGAACCTAATTGCAAAAAGTGACTCGGAGTTGGTGGTAAACCAGGTGAATGGGGGATTTCAAGCTTGA